A genome region from Arachis duranensis cultivar V14167 chromosome 6, aradu.V14167.gnm2.J7QH, whole genome shotgun sequence includes the following:
- the LOC107492841 gene encoding RNA demethylase ALKBH10B → MAAVTAAVPRTDPPMVVSDSFAKDAILAWFRGEFAAANAIIDALCSHLAAAASSSDEYDAVFAAIHRRRLNWIPVIQMQKYHSIADVTLELRKVTEKKTATAEEAEAESNGGGDGEKGKVEEEVTESVGNGEGEGEAQQSHEEYESPESEITDSGSQEMHPSLTNISICSNHEECEGRSSLIKLTKGFQAKESVKGHMVNVVKGLKLYEAIFNDSEICKLTDFVNEIHVAGQKGELSGETFILFNKQMKGNKRELIQLGVPIFGQINDAKSNIEPIPALLHGVIDHLIQWKLIPEYKRPNGCIINFFEEGEFSQPFLKPPHLDQPISTLLLSDSTMAFGRILMSENDGNYKGPLMLSLKKGSLLVMRGNSADMARHVMCPSPNRRISITFFRVRPDSNQCQSLTPTMTNAMTLWQPGIASPYAVPNGAVSSYETMDMMPKWGILHAPMVMLTNPVHPIAMNPGKLPGGAGTGVFLPWKVASRKPARHLPPRAQKGRLMALSSPTNSHMGESTSEPSITVGG, encoded by the exons ATGGCGGCTGTAACTGCTGCTGTTCCTCGTACCGATCCGCCAATGGTCGTGTCGGATTCCTTCGCCAAGGACGCCATACTCGCCTGGTTCCGCGGCGAATTCGCTGCTGCAAATGCCATCATCGACGCCCTCTGCTCTCACCTAGCTGCCGCAGCCTCATCCTCCGACGAGTACGACGCCGTGTTCGCTGCCATACACCGCCGCAGGCTCAACTGGATTCCCGTCATCCAGATGCAGAAGTACCACTCCATTGCTGACGTGACTCTCGAGCTCCGCAAGGTCACCGAAAAGAAGACGGCGACGGCGGAGGAGGCGGAGGCGGAGAGTAATGGCGGCGGAGACGGTGAGAAGGGGAAAGTGGAGGAGGAAGTGACGGAGAGTGTTGGAAATGGCGAAGGCGAAGGCGAAGCTCAACAGAGTCATGAGGAGTATGAATCTCCAGAGAGCGAGATTACTGATTCAG GATCTCAAGAAATGCACCCCAGTTTGACAAACATTAGCATATGTTCCAATCACGAAGAATGTGAAGGACGCTCATCACTGATAAAGTTGACAAAAGGTTTCCAAGCAAAGGAGTCAGTGAAGGGCCATATG GTTAATGTTGTGAAAGGATTGAAGTTATATGAAGCCATTTTCAATGACTCAGAAATATGTAAGCTGACTGATTTTGTAAACGAGATCCATGTGGCTGGCCAGAAAGGGGAACTCTCCG GTGAAACTTTCATACTATTCAACAAGCAGATGAAGGGGAACAAGAGAGAGCTGATTCAGCTAGGTGTTCCGATATTCGGGCAGATAAATGATGCAAAGA GCAACATAGAACCGATTCCAGCACTTCTTCATGGTGTCATTGATCACCTTATACAATGGAAGTTAATTCCAGAGTATAAAAGGCCAAATGGTTGTATCATTAACTTCTTTGAGGAG GGGGAATTTTCTCAGCCATTCCTGAAACCACCCCATCTGGACCAGCCTATATCAACCCTTCTTCTCTCTGATTCAACTATGGCTTTTGGACGTATCCTAATGAGTGAAAATGATGGGAACTACAAGGGGCCACTCATGCTCTCATTGAAGAAGGG GTCTCTTTTAGTGATGAGAGGAAATAGTGCAGACATGGCAAGACACGTAATGTGTCCATCACCGAACAGAAGGATTAGCATCACCTTCTTTAGAGTGAGGCCAGACTCCAATCAATGCCAGTCACTAACTCCTACCATGACAAACGCAATGACTCTTTGGCAACCCGGCATTGCTAGTCCATATGCTGTGCCAAATGGAGCTGTAAGCAGCTATGAGACTATGGACATGATGCCCAAATGGGGAATACTTCATGCTCCAATGGTCATGCTAACAAACCCTGTACACCCTATAGCAATGAACCCTGGCAAACTTCCTGGTGGCGCTGGGACTGGGGTTTTCTTGCCTTGGAAGGTAGCATCCAGGAAACCTGCAAGGCATCTCCCACCTCGAGCCCAAAAGGGACGCCTGATGGCATTATCATCGCCAACCAATTCACATATGGGAGAGTCAACTTCTGAACCCAGCATTACAGTTGGAGGTTAA
- the LOC107492842 gene encoding LOW QUALITY PROTEIN: uncharacterized protein LOC107492842 (The sequence of the model RefSeq protein was modified relative to this genomic sequence to represent the inferred CDS: deleted 3 bases in 2 codons) yields the protein MNFFKSILSDDPDSPGSEHDSDNAPHPQNATDTDPSTSDTAKATADHSDGVDGSGWIRFGGLIKTLTSKSESIIETYRRDLQEFGTGLKKEIEVAHGSLETVGQAIDQLGSTVVKGTAQIISQGKEAILAADLDSDYNSNKSTKSPSKDSSCSNLKGYSRFEAQIRAIQGDASTYNDEPEDLEEYGKWKSGFSLEGKDEELEDLLSENDAMESIYKMLVPNSVDNESFWLRYFYKVYKLKKAEDVRARLVTTMSREEEDLSWDVTDVEDGGGGGSKFGEKGVVETKKLSVEVGQILLRRSLRWKREIVHCKVKVRNMAMILLGKLKLRVQIAQKADDGSNSCKEVVKEVVESGKNSDYAAGSDEKVIVETKVDDGKPPVVEASKSLAHEEEEDLGWDEIGDLSSIDEKKTSPPRSGSPSKVDVRKLLSVAEEEEALSWDIEDDDDDAVKS from the exons ATGAATTTCTTTAAATCCATTCTCTCCGACGATCCAGATTCCCCTGGATCTGAACATGAT TCCGACAATGCGCCTCACCCGCAAAACGCAACCGATACTGATCCCTCCACATCCGACACCGCCAAGGCCACCGCCGACCACAGTGACGGCGTCGATGGCAGCGGGTGGATTCGGTTCGGTGGCCTGATCAAAACCCTAACCTCCAAATCCGAATCGATAATCGAGACGTACCGCCGGGACCTCCAAGAATTCGGCACGGGACTCAAGAAGGAGATCGAGGTCGCCCATGGCTCCCTCGAGACGGTGGGCCAGGCCATCGATCAGTTGGGATCTACTGTTGTCAAAGGAACGGCCCAGATCATCTCCCAAGGAAAGGAAGCAATCCTAGCCGCCGATCTCGATTCCGATTACAATAGCAACAAAAGCACTAAAAGCCCTAGCAAAGATAGTAGTTGCTCGAATTTGAAAGGGTATAGTAGGTTTGAAGCTCAGATTCGTGCTATTCAGGGTGATGCTAGCACTTACAATGATGAGCCTGAGGATTTGGAAGAGTATGGAAAGTGGAAGTCAGGATTTTCGTTGGAAGGGAAGGATGAGGAATTGGAGGATTTGCTTAGTGAGAATGATGCTATGGAGAGTATTTACAAGATGCTTGTTCCGAATAGCGTGGATAATGAGAGTTTCTGGTTAAGGTATTTCTATAAGGTATATAAGCTGAAGAAAGCTGAGGATGTGAGGGCTAGGCTTGTGACGACAATGTCAAGGGAAGAGGAGGATTTGAGTTGGGATGTAACAGATGTTgaagatggtggtggtggtg GTAGTAAATTTGGTGAAAAGGGTGTGGtcgaaacaaagaaattgagtGTGGAAGTGGGGCAAATTCTTCTCAGGAGGAGTCTAAGGTGGAAAAGGGAAATAGTTCATTGCAAAGTGAAAGTAAGGAACATGGCAATGATTCTGTTGGGGAAACTAAAGTTGAGAGTTCAG ATTGCTCAAAAGGCGGATGACGGAAGCAACTCATGCAAGGAAGTCGTGAAGGAAGTGGTTGAATCTGGGAAGAATAGTGATTATGCAGCTGGTTCTGATGAGAAAGTGATAGTGGAAACAAAAGTTGATGATGGAAAACCTCCGGTGGTTGAGGCAAGTAAGAGCCTGGCACACGAGGAAGAGGAGGATCTCGGTTGGGATGAGATTGGGGATCTCAGTAGTATTGATGAAAAGAAGACAAGTCCGCCACGGAGTGGAAGCCCAAGCAAAGTTGATGTGCGGAAGCTACTGAGtgttgcagaggaagaagaagcctTGAGTTGGGAcattgaagatgatgatgatgatgctgttAAGTCTTGA